The following coding sequences are from one Streptomyces sp. NBC_01294 window:
- a CDS encoding histidine phosphatase family protein produces the protein MAPRILLARHGQTAWSQLGKHTGRTDVPMLEEGKRGAKLLGERLARDPWKGLPGVEVRTSPLVRASESCDLAGFGAQAEPWDALLEWDYGDYEGMTPAEIQAVRPGWLIWRDGVPGGESVADIAARADEVVAWARSAERDVLVFAHGHILRTLAARWLGFEASFGARIRLEPTSLSVLGWAYGAPALERWNDTGHLDA, from the coding sequence ATGGCCCCCCGCATCCTCCTGGCCCGCCACGGCCAGACCGCGTGGTCCCAGCTCGGCAAGCACACGGGACGCACGGACGTGCCCATGCTGGAGGAGGGCAAGCGGGGCGCGAAGCTCCTCGGCGAGCGGCTGGCCCGCGACCCGTGGAAGGGCCTGCCCGGCGTGGAGGTGCGCACCAGCCCGCTGGTCCGCGCGAGCGAGAGCTGCGACCTGGCGGGGTTCGGGGCGCAGGCGGAGCCGTGGGACGCGCTGCTGGAGTGGGACTACGGCGACTACGAGGGCATGACCCCGGCCGAGATCCAGGCGGTCCGGCCCGGCTGGCTGATCTGGCGCGACGGCGTTCCGGGCGGCGAGTCCGTCGCCGACATCGCTGCGCGGGCGGACGAGGTGGTGGCGTGGGCCCGCTCGGCGGAGCGCGACGTCCTGGTCTTCGCCCACGGCCACATCCTGCGCACCCTGGCCGCCCGCTGGCTCGGCTTCGAGGCCTCCTTCGGTGCCCGCATCCGCCTGGAACCCACCTCCCTCTCGGTCCTCGGCTGGGCCTACGGGGCCCCCGCCCTGGAACGCTGGAACGACACGGGCCACCTGGACGCGTAA
- a CDS encoding SDR family oxidoreductase, with protein sequence MIVVTGATGHIGRELVRILAEGGEQVTAVSRRPADVPDGVRHQPGDLAEPESLRPAFEGADALSLLVAGEDPQGVLEQAEAAGIRRVVLLSSQGVATRPEAFQHPARFEAAVRRTGLEWTILRSGGLNSNVYAWAESIRTRRTVAAPFGDIGLPTVDPADVAEVAAAVLREPGRHAGKTYELNGPAPVTPRGRVEAIAAALGEPVRFVEQTREEARAKMLTFMSEPAVEGTLAILGDPLPAERTPTSGVERILGRPARSFADWAARSAPAFR encoded by the coding sequence GTGATCGTGGTGACGGGTGCGACCGGGCACATCGGACGGGAACTCGTGCGGATCCTCGCCGAGGGCGGCGAGCAGGTGACCGCCGTCTCCCGGCGGCCGGCGGACGTGCCGGACGGGGTCCGCCACCAGCCGGGCGACCTCGCCGAGCCGGAGAGCCTGCGCCCCGCGTTCGAAGGAGCCGACGCGCTGTCCCTGCTCGTCGCCGGCGAGGACCCGCAGGGCGTCCTCGAACAGGCCGAGGCCGCCGGGATACGCAGGGTCGTCCTGCTCTCCTCCCAGGGCGTCGCGACACGCCCCGAGGCCTTCCAGCACCCCGCCCGGTTCGAGGCCGCCGTCCGCCGGACGGGCCTGGAGTGGACGATCCTGCGCTCCGGCGGCCTGAACTCCAACGTCTACGCCTGGGCCGAGTCGATCCGTACGCGGCGCACCGTCGCGGCGCCGTTCGGCGACATCGGGCTCCCGACCGTCGACCCGGCGGACGTCGCGGAGGTCGCGGCCGCGGTCCTGCGCGAGCCCGGCCGCCACGCGGGCAAGACCTACGAGCTCAACGGGCCCGCCCCGGTCACCCCGCGGGGCCGGGTCGAGGCGATCGCCGCGGCCCTGGGTGAGCCCGTGCGGTTCGTCGAGCAGACCCGGGAGGAGGCCCGCGCCAAGATGCTGACCTTCATGTCCGAGCCGGCCGTGGAGGGCACCCTCGCGATACTCGGCGACCCGCTGCCCGCCGAACGGACGCCGACCTCCGGGGTGGAGCGGATCCTCGGCCGCCCCGCCCGCTCCTTCGCCGACTGGGCGGCCCGCTCCGCCCCCGCCTTCCGCTGA
- a CDS encoding spermidine synthase translates to MAGKDRNKGRQRGRGSGSAEAVVGQVDGGRAELEPDRERSGAWTLLIDGAPQSHVDLDDPAYLDFAYQRRIGHLIDLVAPARQPLNVVHLGGGAFTLARYTAASRPRSTQQVVEIDAALVAFVREHLPLDPQARVRVRAVDARAGLAKLPDGWADLVIADVFSGARTPAHLTSTEFLDDVRRVLAPTGWYVANLADGPPLTHLRGQIATAASRFTELALAADPVVWRGKRFGNAVLVAADRELPVAEFTRRVASDPHPGRVEHGRALADFAGGAAPVADASAVASPQPPLSVFR, encoded by the coding sequence GTGGCAGGCAAGGACAGGAACAAGGGCAGGCAGCGCGGACGCGGCAGCGGCAGCGCCGAGGCGGTCGTCGGGCAGGTGGACGGCGGCCGGGCGGAGCTGGAGCCGGACCGTGAGCGCTCCGGCGCCTGGACCCTGCTGATCGACGGCGCCCCGCAGTCGCACGTGGACCTGGACGATCCCGCGTACCTGGACTTCGCGTACCAGCGGCGGATCGGCCACCTGATCGACCTCGTCGCGCCCGCCCGGCAGCCCCTGAACGTCGTGCACCTGGGCGGCGGCGCCTTCACCCTCGCCCGCTACACCGCCGCCTCCCGCCCCCGCTCCACCCAGCAGGTCGTCGAGATCGACGCCGCCCTGGTCGCCTTCGTACGGGAACACCTGCCGCTGGATCCGCAGGCGCGGGTCCGGGTCCGCGCGGTGGACGCGCGGGCGGGCCTGGCCAAGCTGCCGGACGGCTGGGCGGACCTGGTGATCGCGGACGTGTTCAGCGGCGCGCGCACCCCGGCGCACCTGACGAGCACCGAGTTCCTGGACGACGTACGCCGGGTCCTGGCGCCCACCGGGTGGTACGTCGCCAACCTCGCGGACGGTCCGCCGCTGACCCACCTGCGTGGCCAGATCGCGACGGCCGCGTCCCGGTTCACGGAGCTGGCGCTGGCCGCCGATCCGGTGGTGTGGCGGGGGAAACGGTTCGGCAACGCCGTCCTGGTGGCGGCCGACCGCGAGCTGCCCGTCGCGGAATTCACCCGCCGGGTCGCGAGCGATCCGCACCCGGGACGCGTCGAGCACGGCCGGGCGCTGGCGGACTTCGCGGGCGGCGCGGCCCCGGTCGCCGACGCCTCCGCGGTGGCCTCGCCGCAGCCTCCGCTTTCGGTCTTCCGGTAA
- a CDS encoding MFS transporter — MSQPVPTPAPVPAPAPTPAPAPKPAHASAPTPEPEPASRGFRAVFALGGAALPLHAFLARLPAALCPIGTLLLINERDGIGPAGAVAAALWLGQALGGPVIGRLADRRGHRPVLLVACGANAVVLFALVAAVLGGLPLAARMALAVAAGLTVPQVGPLARARWARLAGEDKRLLGAALSFDTTLDEVGFMVGPALAGILAVTVHPASALLLAGVLILVFGTLFAVHPTAPGPAAAAPGARAGVRLWSPGLALLCAIAVLQGAAWSGANTGVNALSESLDEAGAAGLVWAAMAVTSSLAGFVTVARPGSADLAVRLRWTIAVQAALTLPLLAVSGLWGAAFAVAGIGLAVAPHLIALFGLVERAGPAERMGEAMTMVGSGLILGQALAAAVSGPLASAHGHRAAFAVSCTAVVASAALALTACRKDRFGPPPGQAPAAPRLM; from the coding sequence GTGTCCCAGCCCGTCCCCACGCCCGCGCCCGTCCCCGCGCCCGCCCCCACGCCCGCGCCCGCCCCCAAGCCCGCGCACGCATCCGCGCCCACACCAGAGCCCGAGCCCGCGAGCCGTGGCTTCCGCGCGGTGTTCGCACTCGGCGGTGCCGCTCTCCCCCTCCACGCGTTCCTCGCGCGCCTCCCCGCCGCGCTGTGCCCCATCGGAACGCTCCTGCTCATCAACGAACGCGACGGCATCGGCCCCGCCGGCGCCGTCGCCGCCGCGCTCTGGCTCGGCCAGGCCCTCGGCGGCCCCGTCATCGGCCGGCTCGCCGACCGGCGCGGCCACCGCCCCGTGCTGCTCGTCGCCTGCGGCGCGAACGCCGTCGTCCTCTTCGCCCTCGTGGCGGCCGTCCTCGGCGGACTGCCCCTGGCCGCCCGCATGGCGCTCGCCGTCGCCGCCGGTCTGACCGTCCCGCAGGTCGGACCGCTGGCCAGGGCCCGCTGGGCGCGGCTGGCCGGCGAGGACAAGCGGCTGCTCGGAGCCGCCCTGTCCTTCGACACCACCCTGGACGAGGTCGGCTTCATGGTCGGCCCCGCGCTCGCCGGCATCCTGGCCGTGACGGTGCACCCCGCCTCGGCCCTGCTCCTCGCCGGCGTGCTGATCCTGGTGTTCGGCACGCTGTTCGCGGTGCATCCGACCGCTCCGGGCCCGGCCGCCGCGGCGCCGGGCGCGCGGGCCGGCGTACGGCTGTGGTCGCCCGGCCTGGCCCTGCTGTGCGCGATCGCCGTGCTGCAGGGCGCCGCGTGGAGCGGGGCCAACACCGGTGTCAACGCGCTCTCCGAGTCCCTGGACGAGGCGGGCGCGGCCGGGCTGGTGTGGGCCGCCATGGCCGTGACCAGTTCGCTCGCCGGCTTCGTCACGGTCGCCCGCCCCGGGTCGGCGGACCTGGCCGTGCGGCTGCGGTGGACGATCGCGGTCCAGGCGGCGCTCACGCTGCCGCTGCTGGCGGTCTCCGGACTGTGGGGCGCCGCCTTCGCCGTCGCGGGCATCGGGCTGGCCGTCGCCCCGCACCTGATCGCCCTGTTCGGGCTGGTGGAACGGGCCGGCCCGGCGGAGCGGATGGGCGAGGCGATGACCATGGTCGGCAGCGGCCTGATCCTCGGCCAGGCGCTGGCCGCCGCGGTCTCGGGACCGCTGGCGAGCGCGCACGGCCACCGGGCCGCCTTCGCCGTCTCGTGCACCGCGGTGGTCGCCTCCGCGGCCCTCGCCCTGACGGCGTGCCGGAAGGACCGGTTCGGCCCCCCGCCCGGCCAGGCCCCGGCCGCACCACGTCTCATGTGA
- a CDS encoding disulfide bond formation protein B, translating into MYSLLPDAPPQGGLLGKVQYWFACFFAIGWTAVVCGGLFYQFGLWEYPCPLCIVQRMFMLLAAMGAAYIIRTALAYGAVTGRDYMTGWGMSLVAVVAGSFASWRQTMLHVLPGDKGYGSEVFGLHLYVWAWILFQASVVAIGIALAFARATADRSVPAAGPGPLRTVGMFALWFLGLVIAVNMVAVFFEEGFHWFLPDDPDRYRFFYDIGILG; encoded by the coding sequence ATGTACAGCCTCCTGCCGGACGCCCCGCCGCAGGGCGGACTGCTGGGCAAGGTGCAGTACTGGTTCGCCTGCTTCTTCGCGATCGGCTGGACGGCCGTCGTCTGCGGCGGGCTCTTCTACCAGTTCGGGCTGTGGGAGTACCCGTGCCCGCTCTGCATCGTGCAGCGGATGTTCATGCTGCTGGCGGCGATGGGCGCGGCGTACATCATCCGCACGGCGCTGGCCTACGGGGCGGTGACGGGCCGCGACTACATGACGGGCTGGGGCATGTCCCTGGTGGCGGTGGTCGCGGGCTCCTTCGCGTCGTGGCGGCAGACGATGCTGCACGTCCTGCCGGGGGACAAGGGGTACGGGAGCGAGGTGTTCGGCCTGCACCTGTACGTGTGGGCGTGGATCCTCTTCCAGGCCTCGGTGGTCGCCATCGGCATCGCCCTGGCGTTCGCCCGTGCGACGGCGGACCGCAGTGTTCCGGCGGCCGGGCCGGGGCCGCTGCGGACGGTGGGGATGTTCGCGCTGTGGTTCCTGGGGCTGGTCATCGCCGTGAACATGGTGGCCGTCTTCTTCGAGGAGGGCTTCCACTGGTTCCTCCCGGACGACCCGGACCGGTACCGGTTCTTCTACGACATCGGGATCCTGGGCTAG
- a CDS encoding PKD domain-containing protein, with protein MAQAAEPAVPGVSVPPAEVAADASNLELLMSGDITTARGISLTVNLYNGAPVAHEVTIAWGDGTTDTATTTGGDILRNKKHTYPRPGDYTITVTATDSVNNVKVVKQLPFSTAGSFFVPHAPTRLLDTRAGVGAKQGKVGAYTPVRLKIAGNAKVPAGAAAVVLNVTATNTTAGGHVSVYPSDRTRPESSNLNYTAGQTVPNQVIVPVGKDGYIELYNGGWNSVDLIADVTGYFDRTASNGYTALNPVRFVDTREGLGAARGQVAGQGTFGVQITGRSGIPAGATAVALNVTVTNPKQAGHLTVFPSGQAAPSTSSLNFTAGQTVANSVIVPVGTDGKIDVRNGAWAGTDVIVDVVGYYSPDSKAAFTSATPGIPTGAPWRIIDSRRWTGWPCLAGGYLPLNMGHGNRNGLPIEAYALNVTVTSTTGAGHLSVAPDPNSMDAYRNGHAVTPPRPTSSTLNWTAGKDASNLVQAKPGPHGVVDLWNQSSREVHYVVDWFGEYDAY; from the coding sequence GTGGCGCAGGCCGCCGAACCGGCGGTGCCCGGAGTTTCCGTTCCACCCGCCGAGGTGGCCGCCGACGCTTCGAACCTCGAACTCCTGATGTCGGGGGACATCACGACCGCCCGCGGGATATCCCTGACCGTCAACCTCTACAACGGCGCGCCCGTCGCCCACGAGGTCACCATCGCCTGGGGCGACGGCACGACGGACACGGCCACCACCACCGGTGGTGACATCCTGCGGAACAAGAAGCACACCTACCCCCGGCCCGGCGACTACACGATCACCGTCACCGCGACGGACAGCGTGAACAACGTCAAGGTCGTCAAGCAGCTCCCGTTCTCCACGGCGGGCTCCTTCTTCGTGCCGCACGCCCCCACCCGGCTGCTCGACACCCGGGCCGGCGTCGGCGCGAAGCAGGGCAAGGTCGGTGCGTACACACCGGTCCGGCTGAAGATCGCGGGCAACGCGAAGGTCCCGGCCGGGGCCGCCGCCGTGGTCCTCAACGTCACCGCCACCAACACCACAGCGGGCGGGCACGTCAGTGTCTACCCGTCGGACCGGACGCGGCCCGAGTCCTCGAACCTGAACTACACCGCCGGCCAGACCGTCCCGAACCAGGTGATCGTGCCGGTCGGCAAGGACGGGTACATCGAGCTGTACAACGGCGGCTGGAACTCCGTGGACCTGATCGCCGACGTGACGGGCTACTTCGACCGCACGGCGTCCAACGGCTACACCGCGCTGAACCCGGTCCGTTTCGTCGACACCCGTGAGGGCCTCGGTGCGGCGCGCGGTCAGGTCGCCGGGCAGGGCACCTTCGGCGTCCAGATCACCGGCAGGAGCGGCATCCCGGCCGGGGCGACCGCCGTGGCACTCAACGTGACCGTCACCAACCCGAAGCAGGCCGGCCACCTGACGGTCTTCCCGAGCGGCCAGGCGGCTCCGTCCACCTCCAGCCTGAACTTCACCGCCGGTCAGACGGTCGCCAACTCGGTCATCGTCCCCGTCGGCACCGACGGGAAGATCGACGTCCGCAACGGCGCCTGGGCCGGTACCGACGTCATCGTCGACGTCGTCGGCTACTACAGCCCCGACAGCAAGGCGGCCTTCACCAGCGCGACGCCCGGCATCCCGACGGGTGCCCCGTGGCGGATCATCGACTCCCGCCGCTGGACGGGCTGGCCGTGCCTCGCGGGCGGGTACCTCCCGCTGAACATGGGCCACGGCAACCGGAACGGTCTGCCGATCGAGGCCTACGCCCTGAACGTCACCGTCACCAGCACGACGGGAGCGGGCCACCTCTCGGTCGCCCCCGACCCGAACTCGATGGACGCGTACCGCAACGGGCACGCGGTCACGCCGCCGCGGCCCACCTCCTCCACGCTGAACTGGACGGCGGGCAAGGACGCTTCCAACCTGGTCCAGGCGAAGCCGGGCCCCCACGGGGTCGTCGACCTCTGGAACCAGAGCAGTCGTGAGGTCCACTACGTCGTCGACTGGTTCGGCGAGTACGACGCCTACTGA
- a CDS encoding MarR family winged helix-turn-helix transcriptional regulator gives MSTDSPRTGEEWSRAELLARILTESRRHYADYSLLNQAMADHVGLHPTDMQCVALLAMEPGPVSTGGIARLTGLTSGSATRLVDRMVKAGIVQRHADPNDRRRSLVSLAPEARERIGAAWDTPGRAFGAALENYSDSELAVIADYLHRAAEVGRAQAERLASGDTG, from the coding sequence ATGTCAACCGATTCCCCCCGTACGGGTGAGGAGTGGAGCCGCGCCGAGCTGCTCGCGCGCATCCTCACCGAGAGCCGGCGGCACTACGCCGACTACTCCCTCCTCAACCAGGCCATGGCCGACCACGTCGGCCTGCATCCCACCGACATGCAGTGCGTCGCCCTGCTCGCCATGGAGCCCGGCCCGGTCAGCACCGGCGGCATCGCCCGCCTCACCGGCCTGACCTCCGGCTCCGCCACCCGCCTCGTCGACCGGATGGTCAAGGCGGGCATCGTCCAGCGGCACGCCGACCCGAACGACCGCCGCCGCTCCCTCGTCTCCCTCGCACCCGAGGCCCGCGAGCGGATCGGGGCGGCGTGGGACACCCCCGGCCGCGCCTTCGGAGCCGCACTCGAGAACTACTCCGACTCCGAACTCGCCGTCATCGCCGACTACCTGCACCGCGCCGCCGAGGTCGGCCGGGCCCAGGCCGAACGGCTGGCCTCCGGCGACACCGGCTGA
- a CDS encoding response regulator transcription factor, whose amino-acid sequence MASVLVVEDDQFVRSALIRHLTEASHTVRSVGTALEALREVAHHRFDVVILDLGLPDLDGSEALKMLRGITDVPVIIATARDDEAEIVRLLNDGADDYLTKPFSVEHLSARMAAVLRRARAAAGAEPPSRVLRVGGLAIDPLRRQAELDGAVLDLTRREFDLLAFLAGRPGVVVARRELLAEVWQQSYGDDQTIDVHLSWLRRKLGETAARPRYLHTLRGVGVKLEPPQ is encoded by the coding sequence ATGGCAAGTGTGCTCGTGGTCGAGGACGACCAGTTCGTACGTTCCGCCCTCATCCGGCACCTGACCGAGGCCTCGCACACCGTGCGGAGCGTCGGCACGGCCCTGGAGGCCCTGCGCGAGGTCGCGCACCACCGCTTCGACGTGGTCATCCTCGACCTCGGACTGCCCGACCTGGACGGGTCGGAGGCGCTGAAGATGCTGCGCGGCATCACCGACGTACCCGTGATCATCGCGACCGCGCGCGACGACGAGGCGGAGATCGTCCGGCTGCTCAACGACGGCGCCGACGACTACCTGACCAAACCCTTCTCCGTGGAACACCTCTCCGCCCGGATGGCCGCCGTCCTGCGCCGCGCCCGCGCCGCAGCCGGGGCCGAACCCCCCTCGCGCGTGCTGCGCGTCGGCGGGCTCGCCATCGACCCGCTGCGCCGCCAGGCTGAGCTCGACGGGGCCGTACTGGACCTCACCCGGCGCGAGTTCGACCTGCTGGCCTTCCTCGCCGGGCGGCCCGGAGTGGTCGTGGCCCGGCGCGAACTGCTCGCCGAGGTCTGGCAGCAGTCGTACGGGGACGACCAGACCATCGACGTCCACCTGTCCTGGCTGCGCCGCAAGCTCGGCGAGACGGCCGCCCGGCCGCGGTACCTGCACACGCTGCGGGGGGTCGGTGTGAAGCTGGAGCCGCCGCAGTGA
- a CDS encoding sensor histidine kinase — translation MRWALVKVCLAVTAMVVVAFAVPLGLVVQEMASDRAFSNAERQAATIGPTLSITTDPVQLRKAVESTQMGAVRRMAVHVPAIGSDAPVDIGEGWAGAHAVAETRRIGRATTASVAGGGSALLQPTALGSGDIAVVEIFVPESEVSNGVATAWLVLAGVGLALIVGSVGVADRLGARLVRPAERLADAAHQLGEGRLGARVPEDGPKELRSAAVAFNAMADQVVELLANERELAADLSHRLRTPLTVLRLNTASLGDGPAAEQTRAAVEQLEREVDTIIRTAREQRPATGLVGAGAGCDASEVIRDRMAFWSALAEDEGREVRLAGVDRTVRIPVARPELAAALDAMLGNVFRHTPEGTPFAVDVHDAGDAVIVLVSDAGPGIDDPDAALRRGNDGGRDGSTGLGLDIVRRVAESTGGDVRLGRSVLGGTEVRVWIGLDGRSLGGPGAGRARGRRGNRRNRGRATP, via the coding sequence ATGAGATGGGCCCTGGTCAAGGTGTGCCTCGCGGTCACGGCCATGGTGGTCGTGGCCTTCGCCGTACCCCTCGGGCTCGTCGTCCAGGAGATGGCCAGCGACCGGGCCTTCTCCAACGCCGAGCGGCAGGCCGCCACCATCGGGCCGACGCTCTCCATCACCACCGACCCGGTGCAGCTGCGCAAGGCGGTGGAGTCCACGCAGATGGGCGCCGTCCGGCGGATGGCCGTCCACGTGCCGGCGATCGGGTCCGACGCCCCGGTGGACATCGGCGAGGGCTGGGCGGGCGCGCACGCCGTCGCGGAGACCCGGCGAATCGGGCGGGCCACGACGGCCTCGGTGGCGGGCGGGGGCTCGGCGCTGCTCCAGCCGACCGCGCTCGGGTCCGGAGACATCGCCGTGGTGGAGATCTTCGTACCGGAGAGCGAGGTCAGCAACGGCGTCGCGACCGCCTGGCTGGTGCTCGCGGGCGTCGGGCTGGCGCTGATCGTGGGATCGGTGGGGGTCGCCGACCGCCTCGGTGCCCGGCTGGTCCGGCCGGCCGAGCGGCTCGCGGACGCCGCGCACCAGCTGGGCGAGGGCCGGCTCGGGGCGCGGGTCCCGGAGGACGGACCGAAGGAACTCCGCTCGGCGGCCGTCGCGTTCAACGCGATGGCGGACCAGGTGGTGGAACTCCTCGCCAACGAGCGGGAGCTGGCCGCCGACCTGTCGCACCGGCTGCGGACGCCGCTGACGGTGCTGCGGCTCAACACGGCCTCGCTCGGGGACGGTCCGGCCGCCGAGCAGACCCGGGCGGCCGTGGAGCAGCTGGAGCGCGAGGTCGACACGATCATCCGGACGGCCCGGGAGCAGCGTCCGGCCACCGGTCTGGTCGGGGCGGGCGCGGGGTGTGACGCCTCCGAGGTGATCCGCGACCGGATGGCCTTCTGGTCGGCGCTCGCCGAGGACGAGGGCCGCGAGGTGCGGCTGGCGGGCGTGGACCGTACGGTACGGATCCCCGTGGCCCGGCCCGAACTCGCCGCCGCCCTCGACGCCATGCTCGGCAACGTCTTCCGGCACACCCCCGAGGGCACCCCCTTCGCGGTGGACGTCCACGACGCCGGGGACGCGGTCATCGTGCTCGTCTCGGACGCGGGCCCCGGCATCGACGACCCCGACGCCGCCCTGCGCCGCGGCAACGACGGCGGCCGGGACGGGTCGACGGGCCTGGGCCTGGACATCGTGCGCCGGGTCGCGGAGTCGACCGGGGGAGACGTACGGCTGGGGCGCTCGGTGCTCGGCGGGACCGAGGTCCGGGTCTGGATCGGCCTGGACGGCCGGAGCCTCGGCGGCCCGGGGGCGGGGCGGGCCCGCGGCCGACGCGGCAACCGACGTAACCGGGGGCGCGCCACGCCGTAG
- a CDS encoding class I SAM-dependent methyltransferase: protein MSDFPAASGAPTPGTPMTPSTATSDYTRRLARLEQAGIKRLLPTQAPYRWNLRRLHLGRVLDIGCGLGRNLLNCGPGSVGVDHNPHSVGTCRERGLNAYTPDGLAAAPGCGPGSFDSLLLAHVLEHVDEETAASLLEQYLPLVKPRGSVVMITPQEVGYRSDDTHIRWVGFEELRSHAARAGIAVGRTYSFPLPRPMGKVFPYNEFVLVGKVAA, encoded by the coding sequence ATGTCTGATTTCCCCGCAGCCTCTGGTGCCCCGACCCCGGGCACGCCGATGACCCCCAGCACCGCCACCTCCGACTACACCCGGAGGCTGGCCCGCCTGGAGCAGGCCGGAATCAAGCGCCTGCTGCCCACCCAGGCGCCGTACCGGTGGAACCTGCGGCGGCTGCACCTGGGCCGGGTCCTCGACATCGGGTGCGGGCTCGGGCGCAACCTCCTCAACTGCGGTCCCGGCAGCGTCGGGGTCGACCACAACCCGCACTCGGTGGGGACCTGCCGTGAGCGCGGCCTGAACGCCTACACCCCCGACGGGCTGGCCGCCGCCCCCGGCTGCGGCCCCGGATCCTTCGACAGCCTGCTGCTCGCGCACGTGCTGGAGCACGTCGACGAGGAGACCGCGGCGTCGCTGCTGGAGCAGTACCTTCCGCTGGTCAAGCCGCGCGGTTCGGTCGTCATGATCACCCCGCAGGAGGTCGGCTACCGCTCCGACGACACCCACATCCGCTGGGTCGGCTTCGAGGAGCTGCGCAGCCACGCCGCCAGGGCCGGGATCGCGGTCGGGCGGACCTACTCCTTCCCGCTGCCCCGCCCGATGGGCAAGGTCTTCCCGTACAACGAGTTCGTCCTGGTCGGCAAGGTCGCGGCCTGA
- a CDS encoding tetratricopeptide repeat protein, translating into MAAFPHSPNSTFRRLRGQHSPAEFAALVRRAAKEIGETVSCDARYIGRVESGEIRCPNYAYERVFLHMFPGRALADLGFSPRASVRGRSAQRAPFSVPVHRSPSSSKESDVLRRAFMAGGSATVAAATLSLTLLGDTRRLPSRAGESEAAAVEDAVRQIRLLDDRHGADSLYRKAAEPLRTAYALLDAGATRQSTEDRLHAGAGELAVSVGWLAHDSGRFDDARSHYAEALATARVARDAGLEAHAFSNMAFLARDCGRSREAVRAAQAGRRAARSLGSPRLLSLLALREAGGWAGLGDRKACEEALTLAHRDFSRGESDDDPEWMSFFGEAELESLEARCWAALGEHARAARHARRAADLQDPHFARNVALYTAELAGNLARAGAPDEAAWAGGRVLDLLSEVQSTRVRAMLSETAGTLVPHQRSPRVGAFLTRHAAV; encoded by the coding sequence ATGGCGGCGTTCCCCCACTCACCCAACTCCACGTTCCGGCGGCTGCGCGGGCAGCACTCCCCGGCCGAGTTCGCGGCCCTGGTGCGCCGGGCGGCGAAGGAAATCGGAGAAACGGTTTCCTGCGACGCGCGCTACATCGGCCGGGTCGAGTCCGGCGAGATCCGCTGCCCCAACTACGCCTACGAGCGGGTCTTCCTCCACATGTTCCCCGGCCGTGCCCTGGCCGACCTCGGCTTCTCCCCGCGCGCGAGCGTCCGCGGCCGGTCGGCGCAGCGCGCCCCCTTCTCCGTCCCCGTCCACCGATCCCCATCCAGTTCCAAGGAGAGCGACGTGCTGCGTCGCGCGTTCATGGCGGGCGGCTCCGCGACCGTGGCGGCCGCGACGCTCAGCCTCACCCTGCTCGGCGACACCCGCCGCCTCCCCTCCCGCGCCGGTGAGTCCGAGGCGGCGGCCGTCGAGGACGCCGTACGCCAGATCCGGCTGCTGGACGACCGGCACGGGGCCGACTCCCTGTACCGCAAGGCCGCCGAACCGCTGCGCACCGCCTATGCGCTGCTCGACGCGGGCGCCACCCGGCAGTCCACCGAGGACCGGCTGCACGCGGGCGCCGGCGAACTGGCCGTCTCGGTCGGCTGGCTGGCCCACGACTCCGGGCGCTTCGACGACGCCCGCTCGCACTACGCGGAGGCGCTGGCGACGGCGCGGGTCGCGCGGGACGCGGGCCTGGAGGCGCACGCCTTCAGCAACATGGCCTTCCTGGCCCGGGACTGCGGGCGCTCGCGCGAGGCGGTACGGGCGGCCCAGGCGGGCCGCCGCGCCGCGCGCTCCCTCGGTTCCCCGCGGCTGCTGTCGCTGCTCGCGCTGCGGGAGGCCGGCGGCTGGGCGGGGCTGGGCGACCGCAAGGCCTGCGAGGAGGCGCTGACGCTGGCCCACCGGGATTTCTCCCGGGGCGAGTCGGACGACGACCCCGAGTGGATGTCCTTCTTCGGCGAGGCCGAGCTGGAATCCCTGGAGGCGCGCTGCTGGGCGGCGCTCGGGGAGCACGCCCGCGCGGCCCGGCACGCGCGGCGCGCCGCGGACCTCCAGGATCCGCACTTCGCCCGGAACGTGGCCCTCTACACCGCCGAGCTGGCCGGCAACCTGGCCCGCGCGGGCGCCCCCGACGAGGCCGCGTGGGCGGGCGGCCGGGTCCTGGACCTGCTGTCCGAGGTCCAGTCCACCCGGGTCCGCGCCATGCTCTCGGAGACGGCCGGCACCCTTGTTCCGCATCAACGCTCTCCTCGGGTAGGCGCCTTCCTGACGCGGCACGCGGCAGTCTGA
- a CDS encoding DUF5993 family protein, whose product MDTLIFGGLLATLIALYRDSSRMVALGAWWVMLVAVILLMAHHITSSLALTLSY is encoded by the coding sequence ATGGACACCCTCATCTTCGGCGGGCTCCTCGCCACGCTGATCGCCCTGTACCGGGACTCGTCGCGGATGGTCGCGCTCGGCGCGTGGTGGGTCATGCTGGTCGCCGTCATCCTGCTGATGGCGCACCACATCACCAGCAGCCTCGCCCTGACGCTGAGCTACTGA